In the Brevundimonas mediterranea genome, CCAAGATCGACTTCATAAAGATTGACGTGGAGGGGGCCGAAGAGGCAGCACTTTCTGGCGCGGCGCAGCTAATCGAGCGGGATCGGCCGATGTTGCTGCTTGAATACAACATTTATCGCTGCCGAAATCCGGAAGGACTTCTATCGTGGTTGATCGCGCTTTATGGCGATCTGGAGGAACTGGATCTGACTGGCACCCTGAGGCCGGTTTCCCGGAGCGATCTTCTGGATCGCGCCCATACTGAGGACTGGATGCTTTACTGCAGCCGTTGATGGGGCGCTGTCTCGTCAAAGCCTAGACCAGATGATCGAATTCAGCTCTCAGGACCTGGTCTTTGAAATCCTGCAGAGTCGTGCCGTCCGACAGTCCGAAGCGTTCGAGCTTCGTGAACTGCGTCTTGATGGCTTCCAAGTCTGCGTTGCCGTCACGTCTCGCGATGAACCAGTCGAAGTAGTCGAGCCCGCATTCTTGGTAGGTCGATCCGAGTTGAGCCAGGATGATGCGTTTCGCCCGAACGAGGGCCGAGAATTCTGGTGTAGGCGCTGTCATTGGGTGTGGGAACACTACGGCTTTGAAAATGAGAGCGGGCGAGGAGTAAAGCGCCCTTAGCGTATCTTATCGAGGCTTGCGCCTGGACCTCGCCGATGACGAGGTTCGAAGCTCAATCGTCCGGGTTATATAGGACAGGCAGGGTGGGGCGAAAGAGTGGATGGGCGTGAAGAGCAAGCGTTCTTTCTTATTCCCAACGAATTTCAGTGCTGAGTGTCTCAGTCCTTCTAATGTGAAGCGTTAGGGTCTTCGGGGGTTTTATGGATCGGCAGTATTTTTATCTTGGACGAAATAGGGCGCTTACCCGACTAAAGACGGGGCAGCCCTTCTTTGTCGATACGGCGGACTCAGCTATTACGCCATGGATCGTAATGCATGGGGTCTGGGAAACATTCGCCGACGACATCGTCAGTTCCTACGTCAAGCCGGGGATGACGATCATCGATGTTGGCGCGAACGTAGGATACTACACCGTCAAATGGGGCGACATGGTCGGTTCCCAAGGGCGGGTGCTGGCGGTTGAAGCCAATCCTGCCACTGCACGTCTGCTCCGCGAAAATGTCGCTTTGAACGGTCTTGCCGGCCGGTGCGAGGTTCATGTGGTCGCGGCGGGCGTCCAAGAAGGGACGGCGACGCTGCGGGTGCCGATGTGGAACGGGGGAGGAGCTTCCTTCATAAGGGACGTTGGGCGTCAAGACGTGGCGGACATTGAGGTCGCCGTCATGCCGCTCGATCGGCTGTTTCCCGATCTGAAGAATGTGGATCTGATCAAGATCGATGTCGAAGGCGTTGAGCCGGAAGTGCTTTCGGGCGCGCGCCGTATTATCGAAGCCAGTCCGAAATGCGCATTTCACATCGAGGTGCATGCTTTCTGGGAAAGCCAATACGGATCAGTCAAGGCTGTGCTTGAGCCAATATCCCTGAATAGATCGATTTTTTTAATGAAGCCGAACGGAACCATCGCTCCGGTGGCGATAGACGACATCGCAGACTACGCAGCGGTTCAGCCTGGTGGAATTGCTGATGTCTTCATCTGTCCTGCGCACGAAGATTACATATGGCGTGTCTCGTCCTACATGGATCGATAATTGTCGTCGTCACGAAATGTCGTCCATATCCCAACCATCATCACGCCCGTGTTTCTGGATCGTGATCGTGACTGGGTGCAAGGTGGCGTCGCCGTTTTTTCAGGACGCGTCGACTAAAAGCTCGGACAGGTTTTCGACATGTTCATCCGGGCAGAAAAAGAAGTAATCTTCGCTGAGGAATCATCCCGCAAGGAACTGCTCTATTTCATCCAATCCAATTCCCTTTAAGCGACTTTCATGCGTGACCGCAAATGCATTCGGGGCCTTGCCCGGTAGCGGATAAATGGCGTCGAACGGCCGATATTTCTGTCAGCGGTGAAGATTAAGCTCCAAAATGATCGCGCACCCCGGAGAGCGCTAGAGCGTCTCCTGAGCGCCTTCCAGAATCATGGGCTCGAAACCTTCGGCATCCAACTTGATCAGAACGACAGGTGGACTGCCGGCCATCTTGGAACCGAGCGTGTGGACCTCGCCAGCGCAGGAGTAATCAGAAGGGCCGTCCGCCACCAAGCTCGCTTGAGCGTGGTTCCCGCGGCTGAAGGGCCGGGATAGAGACGCCGATCAGGTCCCCCAGTGCGACCTTGTGCAGCGCGGTCGACAGTCTGTTTCGCATGCTGTTTCGTTCAACGAACGGGTTTATCTCGGGATTTGGTTCGAAGGCGACCGACAGACCGGAGGGGCCTACCAGAGAAGGGAGCTTGACCGTGCGGTATCCCATGTGGGCACCGAGTATCCGGCTGCGTTAGCGCCTAACCATCGTATAGAGGATAGAAGGGGTCGGGCCATTTTATTGTAACGAGGCGAGGTATCCTCGAAGTTCATTCAGCTCTTCTGCAAATCGTTGCCCGCCAAATTTATAAACATTGGCGAAGATTTGATCAAGTGTGGCATGGCTTTAGCCCAAAACCCGTTATGAGTCGAGAAACGTCCGTTACTGCCTTCTTAATATTAGATCTGCGTAATCGGAGTGCGTATTGTAGCGTCGAATGATCTCCACTTTCTAACAATGCGCCGACCAATCACGACTGAATTTCTTTAAACCTATCAGTTCAAGAGCTTCGAAAGGCGACTTTCGCTCTGTAGTGTTAAGATTTTGACGCGGGGACTTGAAGCGCTCGAGAGATATAGCGGATCGAAATGGCGGCGCATCTTCGACCCGATCTAGGCTAGGCGATTCGTGAAACAACGGCCCCGAGGAAATGAATTTGCCCATGAAGCATTCCGTGCTGGACCCACAGCCGAAGCTCGGCTGTCTGATTGGTAAGCCATGATCTCGTCATTTCGATTTTGTATCGGCCAGCTTTTTCTATCTTGTAGAAACCCGTCGTCGTATCTTCGGCGTGGCCCCAATCGAATCTAAGATCGACCACGTCATCGAAAACGAGAAAGTCGAACTCTGCTTCGATTTTCCATTCGCCTGATGTGAGTGTGATATCGGGGCCATATACCAGTATGCGGCCTCGCCCTATCAGATCGATTTCCGGGGAGCCGCCCTCGCGTTCCTGACCCAAAGTGTAGGAGAAGATATCGGGCGTCCAAGTCGCTGTGGCGTTTGCGGCAACGGGGAGGGATCCATAATGGCTGAGCGCGTGCGTGCCCCTGTCGTCCTTCGCGTGGGAAACGGCCGGTTCTGCGCCCATGACGGCATTGACAACCGTCGATAGATCATCGACCGGCGCGGCCCCGTGCAAAGTCAGATAGTTCGCGAACGCGAGCCAGGTCGAAAGTTTGGAAACCGCCTCTCTGGGCCGGAACGTAATCGCGGCGGCCATCATGGCCTCGACTGAGTCCTCAAAGGAGCGTGTATGGACGATGATCCACTGATGCGGGTCCAGTCCGCCGACGGCCGCTGGATGATCGACGACGACCAACTCGCCTTCCGGTGGCGGTGCCTGCTCCTGGCGCTCTCCGCGGCGATCCTGAAGGGTCATGCCGGCTGTCGCAGCCATGTCGCGCAGGTGTGACATGATGCTATCTTCGTGCGTGGAGGGAAGAAGCCAGATGTGGTTTCGGCGGATGGAGATCATCTGGCCCGTAGCCAGCCGTATATGTCTACGGCCTGTTCAATGTCGTCGAACATTTTTGTGCGCCCGCCGTCTATGATCAGGGCGCGATCGCACAACCTTGAGATCATGCTCATGTCGTGAGAGGCCATGAGGAAGGCGCGATCGCCGCGGCGCTCGAAAAGCTCTTCCTGACATTTTTGCTGAAACCGGGCATCGCCCACGGCGACGAGTTCGTCGATTAGATAGCAGTCGAATTCGATGGCCAGGGAAAGACCGAACGCCAAGCGTGCGCGCATCCCAGATGAGTAGTGTTTTACGGGCTGACGCAACTTCAATCCCAGCTCTGCGAAATCATCGACGCGGGCGAGGAGGTTCTGGAAGTCCTTATCATATAGGCGAGACAGAAAACGGATGTTGTCCATGCCGGACAGGCTGCCTTGGAAGCCGCCTCCGAAGCCGATGGGCCAAGATGGCCTCACATGCCAGTTGACTTGGCCAGAACTCGCGCCGAGCACGCCACCCAATATTTTTATCAAAGTCGACTTGCCCTGGCCGTTCCTGCCAAGAACGGCCAGCCGCCCTTGGCAGGGCAGGTTGAATGTCAGGTCGTGAAAAAGAGGCTTTCTGCTCGGCGCCTCGATATAGCGCTTGGAGAGGCCCACGACGGAAAGCGCCGCGGGAACGGCGACTTCATTGAGGGTCATGGTTGATGATGCTCGCGAACCCCGGCCCATATCAGCCAACCGACTCCGTAGGCGAGCAGGGTTGAGAACAGAACGGACAATATCGCCAGAAGGCGTTTAGGCTCTGTGGCCTTGTCCGGCAGGTTCGGCGTGACGACCTGTTCGAGATAGAGCTGCTGGCGACGCGCTTCGGTTCGGGCGTCGTTCAGGCTAGACCTTGCGGCGGCGACCTCTCGTCCAGCAAGCTCCTGATCCAGGGATAGGCGCTCGTATGCGCCGATCTTGGGCGCCAGCGAGGTCGTGTTGCCAACCAGTTTTGCGCGCTCTTCTGCAATCTGGCGCTCATATGCGAGGATACGTGTGTCGAGCGCGGAAAGCTGAGGGCTCTGGGGCGCTCCAGAAGATAGCTGGGCCCGCTCTGCGCGGAGTTCTGCGAGCGACGACATCAGTCGGCCGATGAGTTCCCCGCCTTCGGTTGCGGTCTGGGCCGGATCGATCAGGCCTTCGCGGTTCCGGAAGTTCGCGAGCGTGGTCTGCACGCTTGCAAGGCGTTGTTCGGCTTCGGAGACGCGCCGTTGAGCGTCCACAACGGCCTGTGAGGAAGAGCGTTCGTTGAGCTGGTTGACCAAGCTTTCGCCGCCCTCCAGCAGACCTGTGGCGATATGTCGGGCGTCTTCAGGGCTGAAAGCTTCCACGCGCAAGGTGCTGATGCCGGTGGTAGAGTCGTAGCCTACGGTCAGGAACCGGGTGAAGGCGTCATGCAGATCCTCGTTGGTGCGACCTTCGCCAAACCGGGGGAAGCGGAAGAACGGATCCGCTCCGCGCGGAGCCAGCATTTCGCGGAGCGGCATCGCCTTCTGAAGATCCGCGATAGCCTGACGGGATTCGATGTATTGGTGCACCGAGAAGGCGTCGGTCTGGGAGGTTGACAGGCCCACGCCCTGAAGCGCGAAACCCAGTGAGCTCGGCGCCTGTTGAGATTGCGATCTGACGACGAACTTGGCCTCCGATACATAACGGGGAGAGGCCATTCCGGCGAAATAGACGGTCGCTAGCAGCGTGGGAGCCACAACGATCGCCAGAAAGGCTTTGGGCACCTTTTGCGCGAAATCTCGAAGAGGCTTCCGTTCGACGACGGATGCGGAATGCGTGCCAAGATAGGTCAGTTTTGAATCGGACATTTGAGGTCTCTGTTTGGCCTATTCGACGTCGACGCGTTCGCGGAAAAGGCGGAGCATCAACAGTCCTGCCGCATTGAATATTCCGCCCCAGATGATCGGGTAAATCGGGTCGTAGTGGGTTTCGACAAATTCGCCGAATACGCCAGCGCGGATCATCTCGACGGCGTGGGGAATCGGCAGCCAGAGAAGAACCGTGCGGAACGTGGAGGGCACGAAGGAAATCATGAAGAAGGCCCCTGACAGGGGGATGAGAAGATACATGAACAACTGGGCAAGTCGTTCAACCGTCTCGAAACGAATGGCCAAGGCGGCGATGGTCATCGCCAATCCGGTGGAGAGCCAGGCCAGTGTCAGCCAGCCGCCGTAAAGCAGCAGCGGCTCCTTCGGCAGGCCGACCTGCCCCAGAGCCGCCAGGATTACATAGACCACGGCGAAGGCCGTCGTCGTGCCTGCGATTTCAAGAACGAAGCGCGACACGAAAATATGCAGAGGGGAAATCAGGCGATGATACATGAGGCCGACATTGGCCTGCAGCGCGCTGAGTCCGTGCGTCACCAGATGTCGCATCAGGAGCAGCGACATATAGCCCGTCATAACGAATGGCCCCAATCGAATGCCGTGTTCGTATGCGGGCTTAAGCGCAGACCACAAAATGATGACCCCCAGACAAAAGGCCAGAGGTTCGCCGATTACCCACAGAAAGCCGATGCCTTCCCGGCCATATCGGGTGACGATCTCGCGCATGACCAGCGCGCCGATGATCCGAGACTGTTCTCGGAAGAATTTGACGGGAGACGGAATGGGGGAACGCTCCTGAAGCCCATCTGTGTTGAATGAGCCGGATGACCCTATATCCAGCGCTGAGGGTCAATGTAAATGTATGTCTGGTGAAGCGGGCGCGCGATATTGCGTTCCGATCGGGTGTGGGGCAATGACTGCGCCGGTGTATGGCCTAGGCGCGGGCATTCGTCTGTTGAATGAGGAAGCTGGCCATGACGCAATTTCGCGGCGGCGTGAACGTCATCGATCCAGTCGAGGCGGGGGCGGTTCCCTCTAAAGGGGTCTTCATGCGCGAGCGCGTGGAGTTGATCGCTGGACCTCACATGGTGAGGCTGCAGGTTCAGATGTCTCCCTACGCCCAAAGCGAAACCATCGCCGTTCGCGCGCTGTCGCCGGAAGGTCATGAACTGGCCAAGGATGACGTATGTGTCGGCGACGCTGACGCCATGGTCAGGTTAGATGCGCTCACGTTGAAATTTCACCTGCCAGAAGCGCAGGAGATAACCTTCGAGGGGCATGCCAGCGCGAACGTCTCGACCACACACCTGAGGTTTTTCACCCAAGCCCCTGTCGGCGAATACGAGAGGAATGAAGACAGATTCAACTTCTATCCGGGTGACATACCGCACCGATCCCTGCGTTTCCTGGTGATCGGCACGACCGCAGTCTGCAATGCGAATTGCAGTCACTGTCCAACCAACAAGGTCTATTCACGGACCCAGGCCAAGGGGGTCATGGATATGGCTCTTTTCGAGAGAATAATACGGGAACTCGCCGATCTCGAATTCGACGGCACAGTTGCTTTCGGCTTGTTCGGAGAGCCTTTGCAAGATCCCCATCTCGCGGCTCGCGTCGAAATGATCCGGAGCCTATGTCCGAAGGCGAATATCAGTCTTTCCACGAACGCCGCGCTTTATGACGCCGCCAAGCATCGTGACGCCCTGGCGAAGATCGACGATATCGCGGTGCATATCGAGGCGCTTACTTCTGATGTTTATGAGACGGTCATGCGCCCGCTCAAGGTGCGGCGGACCTTCCCGCGTGCGGAGCAGTTGATCGCGGACCAAGCCGGTCGGGTTCATATCGTCAGTCCGGTTCACCGGCAAAATATTGATCAAATCGCCAACATCAAATCGCACTGGGAAGAGAGGGGTGCAGGCGAGACCGAGTTCATCGCGCTGTCGAACCGTTGCGGCCAGAGCCCGAATTACGACAACCTGGCCCTAGCTCCTACCGCTGTTGGATGCGGTCCCGAAATGGTCATAACGGAGCTTGTCGTCGACTGGGACGGTGCTGTCCTGACCTGTTGCCAGGATTTCCATCGCTATGGGCGTATCGGGGATCTGCGGCGCGAGAGCGTGGTGGAGACCTTGGCAAGCGCCTCTCGAGCCCGCGTGAGACGTCTGTTCAACGAGAAACGCTGGAACGCTCTCAAGGCCTGTGCTGGATGCAAGCTGGACAGCGAAAGCGCTGTCAAAACCGTTGTCGATGAAAAGCTTGCCGTTCTTGACGAGAAACGTCGGTTCTCGGCGGATCAATTCGGTTTCAAGGGAGCCGCCAAACGGGTCGATGGCGGAATATTGCTCGACGCCCGCAACCTCGCCAGCGCTATCGGCCTTCGTAGCAGAGCGAGACGCGGGGCGACCACCGGCCCCAATCGGCGTCTTACGCCCGGAAACTATCTCGTCAAGTTCGATCTTGTCGATCTGAAACAGGATCCGGGCGGCGGAATAACCCTAGACGTCACCGACGGGTCCAATGTCCTTACGCGACACGTGCCGAAGCGGAAGGGGCCTTGGGAAATGCATCTGGATGTGAGGCCGGACGCGGGCAAGCTCGAATTTCGCATTCACGTCCGCGGCGCCCGATTGTGGTTTTGCGGAGTTACCGTCGAACGGATCGACCTAACCGCCTGACTCGCGCGATGGCTCTGGTGCCTCGGTGAGGGGCACCCAACGGGTTTCGCCGTGACACCGCCCCCATCCCCCGCTATCTCGCGCGCGTGATGAACGAAACAGAACGCCAGTCGGAAGAACGCAGCTGGGAGACGGCGAAGACGCTCGCCGAGGCCTTGCCGTATATTCAGGTCTATGACCGCGAGACCGTGGTCATCAAATACGGCGGCCACGCCATGGGCGAGAGCGCCGTGGCGCGTCAGTTCGCGGCCGATGTGGTGCTGCTGAAGCTGATGGGGGTCAACCCGGTCGTGGTGCACGGCGGCGGGCCGCAGATCAGCGCCATGCTGGACAAGGCCGGGGTCAGGTCCAGCTTCGTCGACGGGTTGCGGGTCACCGATCCGGCGACGATGGAAGTCGCCGAGATGGTCCTGTCCGGCGCGGTGAACAAGGAGATCGCCCACTGGATCACCATGGCCGGCAAGGAGGCGGACGTGCGCGGCGTCGGTCTGTCGGGCAAGGACGCCGGCCTGCTGACGGTCGAGAAGACGCGCCGGACCAAACGCGATCCCGACAGCATGATCGAGCACGAGGTGGACCTGGGCTATGTCGGCGAACCGACCAAGGTCGATCCCAAGCTGATCAAGGGCCTGATCGCGTCGGAGACCGAGGACTGGGTGCCGGTCATCGCCCCGATCGGGGTCGCCGAGGACGGACAGACCTACAACGTCAACGCCGATACGGTGGCGGGCGCCATCGCCGGATCGCTGAACGCCAAGCGGATGCTGCTGCTGACCGACGTGCCGGGGGTCAAGGGCGCGGACGGCGACATCATTCGCCAGATGACGCTGGAGGAGGCGCAGGCCCTGATCGACAGCGGCGTCGCCCACGGCGGCATGATCCCCAAGCTGGAGACGGCCATGGCGGCCGTGCGCGCAGGCGTCGAGGCCGTGGTCATTCTGGACGGCCGTCGGCCCCACGCCATGCTGGTGGAGCTGTTCACCGAATTCGGCGCCGGCACCCTGGTGAAGGCGTCTTGATCGACCTGTCGTACGTCAACGCCTGGGTGTTCGACATGGACGACACCCTGTATCCGCGCGAGCAGGGGCTGATGTCCCTCGTCCAGGCGCGGATCAACGCCTATGTGGTCGAGGCGGTCGGCCTGGCGCCCCAGGAGGCGCGTATCCTGCAGCGCCAGTTTCTGGATGAACACGGCACCACCCTGGCCGGGCTGATGGCCAACTACACCATCGATCCCGAGGACTTCCTGAACGTGGTCCACGACGTGCCGCTGGACGGGGTCGAGCCCAATCCGCGCCTGGCCGAGCGTCTGAAGACCCTGCCGGGGCGCTGTTTCGTCTTCACCAACGGCGCGCGGGACTATGCGCATCGGGTGCTGGACCGGATCGGCGTCGCCGACTGTTTCGAGGGGGTGTTCGCCATCGAGGACGGCGACCTGACGCCCAAGCCGGCCCCATCGGCCTTTCGTCGCATGATCGAGCGGTTCGATTTCGAACCCCGTTGCGCCGCCTTCTTCGAGGACACGCCCAAGAACCTGGAGCCGGCCAAGGCCCTGGGTATGGCGACCGTCCTGATCGGCGACGGCCACGGCAAGCCCCTGGGGGACCATATTGACCGGATCGCCCCCGATCTTCTCGACTTCCTCAACGCCCTGACCTTCAAGGACGCCGCATGACCGACCTGTCGCATCTCGAATCCGTCATCGAGGCCGCGTGGGAAGACCGCGCCGACGTCTCGGCCGCCACCCATGGCGATGTCCGCGACGCGGTCGAGACCGCCCTGGCCCTGCTGGACGCCGGCCAGGCGCGTGTCGCCTCACGCGGCGAGGACGGGGTCTGGACCACGCATCAGTGGCTGAAGAAGGCGGTGCTGCTGTCCTTCCGCCTGAACGACAACCAGATCATGCGCGCCGGCGACCGCGGCCCGACCAGCCACGCCCCGGGCGTCGGCCCCTACTGGGACAAGGTGCCCAACAAGTTCGGCGACTGGGCCGCCGGCGACTATCAGGCCGCCGGCTTCCGCTCGGTGCCCGGCGCCATCGTCCGCCAGGGCGCCTATATCGCCAGGAACGTCGTGTTGATGCCGTCCTTCGTGAACATCGGCGCCTATGTCGATGAGGGGGCCATGGTCGACGCCTGGGCCACGGTCGGGTCCTGCGCCCAGATCGGCAAGAACGTGCACCTGTCGGGCGGGGCGGGCATCGGCGGAGTGCTGGAGCCGCTTCAGGCCAATCCGACCATCATAGAGGACGGCTGTTTCATCGGCGCCCGCGCCGAGGTGGCTGAAGGCGTGATCGTGCGCGAAGGGGCGGTCCTGGCCATGGGCGTCTATCTGTCGGGCTCGACCAAGATCATCGACCGCGCCACGGGCGAGGTCTTCCGCGGCGAGGTGCCGGCCTATTCGGTCGTGGTTCCGGGCGCTCTGCCGGATCCTAAGGGCGGCCCGTCGCTGTACTGCGCCGTCATCGTCAAGCGGGTGGACGCCCAGACGCGGGCCAAGACCGGTGTCAACGAGCTGCTGCGCAACTGATCAGATACGAAAACGGAGGCGACCGCGCGGCCGCCTCCGTTGTTTATCCGGCCGACAAGATCAGGCGGCGGACTTCATCGCGTCCTTGTTGACGGCGGCGTCGGCGATGCCGGTCAGGTCTTCGTCGGTCTGGGACTCTTCCTGCAGGGTCTCGTCCAGCAGGGCGGCGGCGTCCTTCATGCCGAGCACCAGGGCCCAGCGCTTCAGGGTGCCGTAGCGGGTGATCTCATAGTGTTCGACCGCCTGGGCGGCGGCCAGCAGGCCGGCGTCGAGGGCGGGGTTGTCCTTGTATTCTTCCATGATCTCGTCGCCCTCGGCCAGGATGCCTTCGATGGCGTCGCAGGTCTTGCCGCGGGGGGCCTTGCCGATGATCTCGAACACCTGCTGCAGGCGTTCGATCTGACCTTCGGTCTGGTCCTTGTGCTTCTCGAAGGCCGCCTTCAGCTCGGGCGACTGCGCCGCGCGGGCCATCTTGGGCAGGGATTTCAGGATCTTGCGCTCGGCGTAATAGATGTCCTTGAGCGTGTCGTGGAACAGGGTGTCGAGGGTTTTCTCGGCCATGATCGTCTCTCGCAAAAATTGTGATGGGGCGCGGGGGCGCACCCCATCACAAGCGATCAGGCGGAGAACCGTTCCACTGTTCGGAACCGGGCTTAGCGCCTCACCCGGCCCGCTTCAGATCCGGCGGGGTCGCTTCGTCGGTCAGGAGGCGGATCGCCTCCTCCACCGTGACCACCGTCTGGGCCTGGGAGCCCAGGCGGCGGATGGCGACTAGGCCCTGTTCGGCTTCCTGGCGGCCGACCACGGCGATGACGGGCACCTTGCCGACCGAGTGTTCGCGCACCTTGTAGCCGACCTTCTCGTTGCGCAGGTCGATCTCGGTGCGCAGGCCCGCCGCCTTGAACCGGGCCATGACGTCGCGAGCGTAGTCATCGGCGTCCGAGGTGATGGTGGCCACCACGGCCTGGACCGGCGCCAGCCACAGGGGGAAGGCGCCAGCGTAGTTCTCGATCATGATGCCGATGAACCGCTCGAACGATCCGAGAATCGCCCGGTGCAGCATGACGGGCCGGTGCTTCTGACCGTCCTCGGCGATGTAGGTCGCATCGAGCCGTTCGGGCAGGACATAGTCCAGCTGGATCGTGCCGCAGGTCCATTCGCGGCCGATGGCGTCCTTGACGATGAAGTCCAGCTTGGGCGCGTAAAAGGCGCCGTCGCCCTCGGTGACGACCGGCTCGGTCCCGGCCGCGCGA is a window encoding:
- a CDS encoding FkbM family methyltransferase, producing MDRQYFYLGRNRALTRLKTGQPFFVDTADSAITPWIVMHGVWETFADDIVSSYVKPGMTIIDVGANVGYYTVKWGDMVGSQGRVLAVEANPATARLLRENVALNGLAGRCEVHVVAAGVQEGTATLRVPMWNGGGASFIRDVGRQDVADIEVAVMPLDRLFPDLKNVDLIKIDVEGVEPEVLSGARRIIEASPKCAFHIEVHAFWESQYGSVKAVLEPISLNRSIFLMKPNGTIAPVAIDDIADYAAVQPGGIADVFICPAHEDYIWRVSSYMDR
- a CDS encoding ABC transporter ATP-binding protein, translated to MTLNEVAVPAALSVVGLSKRYIEAPSRKPLFHDLTFNLPCQGRLAVLGRNGQGKSTLIKILGGVLGASSGQVNWHVRPSWPIGFGGGFQGSLSGMDNIRFLSRLYDKDFQNLLARVDDFAELGLKLRQPVKHYSSGMRARLAFGLSLAIEFDCYLIDELVAVGDARFQQKCQEELFERRGDRAFLMASHDMSMISRLCDRALIIDGGRTKMFDDIEQAVDIYGWLRAR
- a CDS encoding chain-length determining protein translates to MSDSKLTYLGTHSASVVERKPLRDFAQKVPKAFLAIVVAPTLLATVYFAGMASPRYVSEAKFVVRSQSQQAPSSLGFALQGVGLSTSQTDAFSVHQYIESRQAIADLQKAMPLREMLAPRGADPFFRFPRFGEGRTNEDLHDAFTRFLTVGYDSTTGISTLRVEAFSPEDARHIATGLLEGGESLVNQLNERSSSQAVVDAQRRVSEAEQRLASVQTTLANFRNREGLIDPAQTATEGGELIGRLMSSLAELRAERAQLSSGAPQSPQLSALDTRILAYERQIAEERAKLVGNTTSLAPKIGAYERLSLDQELAGREVAAARSSLNDARTEARRQQLYLEQVVTPNLPDKATEPKRLLAILSVLFSTLLAYGVGWLIWAGVREHHQP
- a CDS encoding ABC transporter permease, whose amino-acid sequence is MPSPVKFFREQSRIIGALVMREIVTRYGREGIGFLWVIGEPLAFCLGVIILWSALKPAYEHGIRLGPFVMTGYMSLLLMRHLVTHGLSALQANVGLMYHRLISPLHIFVSRFVLEIAGTTTAFAVVYVILAALGQVGLPKEPLLLYGGWLTLAWLSTGLAMTIAALAIRFETVERLAQLFMYLLIPLSGAFFMISFVPSTFRTVLLWLPIPHAVEMIRAGVFGEFVETHYDPIYPIIWGGIFNAAGLLMLRLFRERVDVE
- a CDS encoding radical SAM/SPASM domain-containing protein, with the protein product MTQFRGGVNVIDPVEAGAVPSKGVFMRERVELIAGPHMVRLQVQMSPYAQSETIAVRALSPEGHELAKDDVCVGDADAMVRLDALTLKFHLPEAQEITFEGHASANVSTTHLRFFTQAPVGEYERNEDRFNFYPGDIPHRSLRFLVIGTTAVCNANCSHCPTNKVYSRTQAKGVMDMALFERIIRELADLEFDGTVAFGLFGEPLQDPHLAARVEMIRSLCPKANISLSTNAALYDAAKHRDALAKIDDIAVHIEALTSDVYETVMRPLKVRRTFPRAEQLIADQAGRVHIVSPVHRQNIDQIANIKSHWEERGAGETEFIALSNRCGQSPNYDNLALAPTAVGCGPEMVITELVVDWDGAVLTCCQDFHRYGRIGDLRRESVVETLASASRARVRRLFNEKRWNALKACAGCKLDSESAVKTVVDEKLAVLDEKRRFSADQFGFKGAAKRVDGGILLDARNLASAIGLRSRARRGATTGPNRRLTPGNYLVKFDLVDLKQDPGGGITLDVTDGSNVLTRHVPKRKGPWEMHLDVRPDAGKLEFRIHVRGARLWFCGVTVERIDLTA
- the argB gene encoding acetylglutamate kinase, translating into MNETERQSEERSWETAKTLAEALPYIQVYDRETVVIKYGGHAMGESAVARQFAADVVLLKLMGVNPVVVHGGGPQISAMLDKAGVRSSFVDGLRVTDPATMEVAEMVLSGAVNKEIAHWITMAGKEADVRGVGLSGKDAGLLTVEKTRRTKRDPDSMIEHEVDLGYVGEPTKVDPKLIKGLIASETEDWVPVIAPIGVAEDGQTYNVNADTVAGAIAGSLNAKRMLLLTDVPGVKGADGDIIRQMTLEEAQALIDSGVAHGGMIPKLETAMAAVRAGVEAVVILDGRRPHAMLVELFTEFGAGTLVKAS
- a CDS encoding pyrimidine 5'-nucleotidase, with translation MIDLSYVNAWVFDMDDTLYPREQGLMSLVQARINAYVVEAVGLAPQEARILQRQFLDEHGTTLAGLMANYTIDPEDFLNVVHDVPLDGVEPNPRLAERLKTLPGRCFVFTNGARDYAHRVLDRIGVADCFEGVFAIEDGDLTPKPAPSAFRRMIERFDFEPRCAAFFEDTPKNLEPAKALGMATVLIGDGHGKPLGDHIDRIAPDLLDFLNALTFKDAA
- the dapD gene encoding 2,3,4,5-tetrahydropyridine-2,6-dicarboxylate N-succinyltransferase, whose amino-acid sequence is MTDLSHLESVIEAAWEDRADVSAATHGDVRDAVETALALLDAGQARVASRGEDGVWTTHQWLKKAVLLSFRLNDNQIMRAGDRGPTSHAPGVGPYWDKVPNKFGDWAAGDYQAAGFRSVPGAIVRQGAYIARNVVLMPSFVNIGAYVDEGAMVDAWATVGSCAQIGKNVHLSGGAGIGGVLEPLQANPTIIEDGCFIGARAEVAEGVIVREGAVLAMGVYLSGSTKIIDRATGEVFRGEVPAYSVVVPGALPDPKGGPSLYCAVIVKRVDAQTRAKTGVNELLRN
- a CDS encoding ferritin-like domain-containing protein, giving the protein MAEKTLDTLFHDTLKDIYYAERKILKSLPKMARAAQSPELKAAFEKHKDQTEGQIERLQQVFEIIGKAPRGKTCDAIEGILAEGDEIMEEYKDNPALDAGLLAAAQAVEHYEITRYGTLKRWALVLGMKDAAALLDETLQEESQTDEDLTGIADAAVNKDAMKSAA